A single Candidatus Babeliales bacterium DNA region contains:
- the murF gene encoding UDP-N-acetylmuramoyl-tripeptide--D-alanyl-D-alanine ligase has protein sequence MRFDEHFIQGALTEVSIVNAVFPLDPQFSIDTRTLKQGDIFFALPGAQVDGHDFVADAIKKGAGGICIAHDKKDILKTVDADVLKKKLILVVPKPEYALIRLATVWRSFFNYPVVAITGSVGKTSTKELLAHVLDMHGIPYMVSFGNQNTKIGVALNILRMRTSHKVAIFEVGINKRNEMARISDILRPTTAVITKIGHSHMEGLGSVVDIALEKRDVFKYFTAENIGVINGDQLLLSQVGYPHPVLKFGTKTTNQIQARKIHIGTSATTFTLKIYKEKYNISIANVHEGAVFNSLAVASVAHLLGVPAEGIVAAINAPPVISGRFETRAFKDKSKGALIDDCYSANPESMKAALLAFQKIDTRAKKVVVLGDMLELGMNSPFWHRQLGRFLRKVPSLKHAIFVGDLVKWTSKTVPVGLAITCVSDWKEAITQLNEILDEESLVLVKGSNGMGLTNLVREMADK, from the coding sequence ATGCGTTTTGATGAGCATTTTATACAAGGGGCACTGACAGAAGTATCGATTGTTAATGCGGTGTTTCCTTTGGATCCACAGTTTAGTATCGATACGCGCACTCTCAAACAAGGCGATATCTTTTTTGCACTTCCGGGTGCACAAGTAGATGGGCATGATTTTGTAGCTGACGCGATAAAAAAAGGTGCTGGCGGTATTTGTATAGCGCACGATAAGAAAGATATATTAAAGACTGTAGATGCTGATGTACTTAAGAAAAAATTAATTTTAGTGGTGCCAAAGCCAGAGTATGCGTTGATTAGATTAGCGACGGTCTGGCGTTCATTTTTTAATTATCCGGTTGTTGCCATTACAGGTTCTGTAGGGAAAACATCAACTAAAGAATTGTTAGCACATGTACTGGATATGCATGGCATTCCCTATATGGTCTCGTTTGGTAATCAAAACACTAAGATAGGTGTTGCGTTAAATATATTGCGTATGCGTACATCACATAAAGTAGCTATTTTTGAAGTTGGTATTAACAAGCGTAATGAGATGGCTCGTATATCAGACATTTTACGTCCAACTACCGCAGTGATTACTAAAATTGGTCATAGTCATATGGAAGGGCTTGGATCAGTTGTTGACATTGCATTGGAAAAGCGTGATGTATTTAAATATTTTACTGCTGAAAATATCGGGGTAATAAACGGAGATCAATTATTGCTTTCGCAAGTTGGGTATCCGCATCCCGTGTTAAAATTTGGTACTAAAACAACAAATCAAATTCAGGCACGTAAAATTCATATCGGAACATCCGCTACGACCTTTACCCTAAAAATTTATAAAGAAAAATATAATATTTCGATTGCCAATGTGCATGAAGGTGCTGTGTTCAATTCGTTAGCAGTAGCATCGGTTGCCCATTTATTAGGTGTACCAGCAGAAGGAATAGTTGCTGCTATCAATGCGCCACCGGTTATTTCTGGTCGCTTTGAAACACGAGCATTTAAAGATAAATCCAAAGGTGCATTGATCGATGATTGTTACAGTGCAAATCCAGAAAGTATGAAGGCAGCCTTGCTTGCATTCCAGAAAATAGATACGCGCGCTAAGAAAGTTGTAGTTCTTGGTGATATGCTTGAACTGGGTATGAATAGCCCGTTTTGGCATCGCCAATTAGGACGGTTTTTACGCAAAGTACCATCACTGAAACATGCGATTTTTGTCGGTGATTTGGTTAAATGGACCAGTAAAACGGTGCCAGTAGGGCTTGCAATAACGTGTGTAAGCGATTGGAAAGAGGCGATAACGCAGCTTAATGAGATTCTTGATGAGGAATCGTTGGTTCTTGTTAAGGGTTCTAATGGCATGGGTCTTACGAATTTAGTCCGTGAGATGGCTGATAAGTAA